In the genome of Pseudomonadota bacterium, the window GCTCTCCTTATTTTTTGAACCTCTGAAAAAATCTATCAGGACCGATGTATCAATGAGGATCATTTATTTTCACGCATCGCTTTGTAGTCATAATCATTTTTAAATGTTATTTTACCTGCAAGGTCAAGAAGATTGAGACGCTTTCTATTATCCACGTATTCTTTCAGTGCTTCATGTATGAGAGCCTTCTTTGTTTTTAACCGTCCAAGTTTCAATGCCTCTTCAACAAGAGCGTCATCAAGTAATACATTGGTTCTCATGTACACCTCCTTATGTGTATAAAAATACACCCTTAGGAGTATACTGTCAATGAAAATTTGTTAAGGGAAAAAATGAAATCAGGTCTTGAATTATCAGTATTTTTCTGCGGCATAAACCCCTTCATTATCTC includes:
- a CDS encoding type II toxin-antitoxin system VapB family antitoxin, with the protein product MRTNVLLDDALVEEALKLGRLKTKKALIHEALKEYVDNRKRLNLLDLAGKITFKNDYDYKAMRENK